One Salmo trutta chromosome 12, fSalTru1.1, whole genome shotgun sequence genomic region harbors:
- the LOC115203928 gene encoding betaine--homocysteine S-methyltransferase 1 → MIMAPAGAKRNILERLDAGEIVIGDGGFVFALEKRGYVKAGPWTPEAAAEHPEAVRQLHREFLRAGSNVMQTFTFYASDDKLENRGNAQRFTGTQINEAACDLAREVANEGDAMVAGGVSQTPSYLSCKCEDEVKGIFKRQLDVFVKKNVDFMIAEYFEHVEEAEWAVQVLKTSGKPVCATLCIGPDGDLNGVSPGDCAVRLVKAGANIVGINCHFDPMTCVKTVKMMKEGVERAGLKAHYMVQPLAFHTPDCNCQGFIDLPEFPFGLEPRILTRWDMHKYAREAFNVGIRFIGGCCGFEPYHIRAVAEELATERGCLPAASEKHGNWGAGLEMHTKPWVRARARRDYWEKLKPASGRPKCPSMSTPDSWGVTKGHADLMQHKEATSQEELKPLFEKAKASH, encoded by the exons ATGATCATGGCACCAGCTGGAGCTAAGAGG AACATTCTGGAGCGCCTGGATGCAGGCGAGATTGTTATTGGGGATGGAGGTTTCGTCTTCGCCCTGGAGAAAAGGGGCTATGTGAAGGCGGGTCCCTGGACTCCTGAGGCTGCAGCAGAGCATCCCGAGGCTG TGAGACAGCTGCACCGCGAATTCCTGCGGGCGGGGTCAAATGTCATGCAGACTTTCACCTTCTACGCCAGCGACGATAAACTGGAGAACAGGGGTAACGCTCAGCGCTTCACG GGCACACAAATCAACGAGGCCGCCTGTGACCTGGCCAGGGAGGTGGCCAATGAGGGTGACGCGATGGTGGCGGGCGGGGTCTCCCAGACCCCCTCTTACTTGAGCTGCAAGTGCGAGGACGAGGTCAAGGGCATCTTCAAGAGGCAGCTTGATGTCTTCGTCAAGAAGAACGTGGATTTCATGATTGCAGAG tACTTTGAGCACGTGGAGGAGGCAGAGTGGGCCGTGCAGGTGCTGAAGACCTCGGGCAAGCCAGTGTGTGCCACTCTGTGTATCGGCCCTGACGGAGACCTCAACGGAGTCAGCCCTGGAGACTGTGCCGTCCGGCTGGTCAAAGCTG GAGCCAATATTGTGGGCATCAACTGTCACTTTGACCCCATGACCTGTGTGAAGACGGTGAAAATGATGAAGGAGGGTGTTGAGAGGGCGGGGCTGAAGGCCCACTACATGGTCCAGCCTCTGGCCTTCCACACCCCTGACTGCAACTGCCAGGGATTCATCGACCTGCCAGAGTTCCCCTTCG gTCTGGAGCCCAGGATTCTGACCAGGTGGGACATGCACAAGTACGCCAGGGAGGCCTTCAACGTTGGCATCCGTTTCATTGGCGGCTGCTGCGGCTTTGAGCCCTACCACATCAGGGCTGTGGCTGAGGAGCTGGCCACAGAGAGAGGCTGCCTGCCCGCTGCCTCAGAGAAGCACGGTAACTGGGGTGCTGGCCTGGAGATGCACACCAAGCCATGGGTCCGTGCCAG ggcTCGCCGTGACTACTGGGAGAAGTTGAAGCCAGCATCCGGCCGTCCAAAGTGTCCCTCCATGTCCACCCCTGATAGCTGGGGTGTCACCAAGGGCCATGCCGACCTGATGCAGCACAAAGAGGCCACCAGCCAGGAAGAGCTCAAGCCCCTGTTTGAGAAGGCCAAGGCCAGCCACTGA